CGACGGTGTTAGCAACGCAATTTTCAAGGGTTTCCGATCTCGCGAGGCAGCACTGAGATGGCTTCACACCCGTGACGAGATGGCTGCGGAGACATTCGCTCCCAGGGGAAGTGATCATTTGTTCACTCCGATGACGGAATTCGTCCCAAAGAGAGAACTCTCTACTCACGCAGGTCCTGTCTACTTTGGGGAGTCTTCAAAGCCGGGAGCGGGTGTTCAAAGGTAATATTTCTAATCACATGGGGCTGGTTTGTGTGAGTGTTGTGCAATCTGAAGTCACTAATCTGTGTATAGTGATTTGTCCATGTTATGTAGGGGTGCGTGGCAGGCGGAGGATTTTCTCTATGTTGAGAATATGGAAATGTTATTGGCACGACTCTGTTCCTCACTTGGTGTTGGTCATCCCCTGTTTTATCGAAGAGAAACCACTGACCCGGACAACGGTCCACAAGTGGGGTTCGCCGTGGTTCTTCCTGCAAATCCTCTAGGCTTGGCCATAACAGCTGAAGGTGAGCTAAGCACGTCCGAGGCAGACGCTCGGGAGGACGCCGCGTTTCGAGGGATTGAAGGGGTGTTAAACGCGACCGGAAAGAAGATACTAGATTATAATTACCGTGTGGTCATGCGTGTGCAGAGGCAGCTTCAGGACTTGCGCCGTCAAAGCGCATGCAGGGATCTTGACCGCATATATCAACTTGAGAGGGAGAATGCAATTTTGAAGGCTCAGATTGCCCTATTCAACGACATGTTAATCTGAGTATCGTCTTCAAGTGTCATAGCTAAACCTGTATCTAGACGGAGGCTTTGCATGTTGACTTAGGGCGGCTTAACTgttatattttgttatattgGTTACGTGTAGGAGCTTGTAAAATGGTTCTAGTGTATTGTCCCTGGATCTAGTGTAAcgtgttttaattttttaatttaggcTCAAGACTGTCAACTAGAATCGCCTGGCTTTGCCTTTTTCTTTGGGATTAGGGTCGGTGGAAGTTGtgtaaatttaaatttatcatTACCGATCAAGGTCTTAAGCAGCATGGGCCAGATGCAAGAGTTTTTTGGGTGGGAGTAGTCCAATCAATGTCAGGGTTAATTGTACTGTGCCACTGTGCTTCGATGAAAAAACTGACTGAGcttcaaagttggtgttaacGCGTCGTGATCTGTGTTATTATTGCTGTCCAAAAAATCAACTTATATGTAAAATTTACAACCTGTCATCAACAACATTTAAGGTTACTCCAAATCTTACTTATCATTTGATTTAAGTACGAAACATgatttttaattgttaattcGGGTTTAGAAcgtttttttttgtgactgtCGGGTTTAGAACGTTTAAATCTTTCTTTTAATCTTTCACACATTTAAAAATGAAGGACCAATACCCGAGATCACTATGTCAGTAATTAATTTCAGTATATAAATTTTTGGTATTTTATTCTGAATAAATTTCATTTCATTCGAAGGACTGGTAATGTCTATTTCTTTTACTTGTCATTTTTTTGATTTACGATCTCTAATATGTTTTCTTCCGTAAATCAGATACAAACGGATGAAAGAATATGAAAAttagaaaaccaaaaaattATCTACACAACTAATGCATTGCATTAGAGTATTCGAATGAATCAAAATTCTTATAGCATAAACGACAAAAAATAATAGCTGAaaatatatatgataattaCCTTGTCTAAATATACAATTATGTGGTAATACTTCTGACTCGTTATAAATGTGATAGTGAAAATTCAGTTAGTCTGAATAATTTCGGTGTTAAAAATCTTTTATCAGGATCAAAATTTTTCTACTCATCTCTAATAGTCGTTTATCTAGACTGTATAACCGGTACAGAGTTGGAACCTAgtacaataataaaattaagCATAATGCCAGCATTTATGGAGAGTACATGAAGGTAGTTTATGAACATGATATTTTTAACATCCTGAATTATGTATTCAGAAAGAGATACGTTAAAGGTTGGCTAACTTTACATGTGACTTGTAGctttataaatacatattagtGTTGTATTTGGTCATATCGGAGTACTTATATCTAAGGTGACCATTCGGATAAATACGTCTATTTCGTCTTTTGTTAAAAATGtttttgtgttattttttaattagttgcTGTATAATTTATTCTCTATTCTTCCTTGCATATTATTAAATTTCCTAGAAGTTTTACTTtacgaaaataataaaaaatatttaatttgaacTAAAACAAAAAAGGTAATAAATTAACTGTTAtatttacttttaaaatatttatataaaaaaccATACTacattcatcaaaataattatttcatAACAAGGTgtaatttaacaaaatatttttaacattaataagtactaaaaaattCTGAATGAATGGTTTTTATTAATAAAGcgttattatattattaaccCTGTAAAAGCTAACTTCAGCTTATATGATATATCAGGTTATTAAATGTATTTAATAGGAAATACAGTGAAGTTAAATTTTTCCGCAGTTTAagaattaaataatacatacttgaatttcgaattttatttattctaaagagttagaatattttaacattatttttttgGTATCTTTTTAATCGAGTCTTTGATTTACTACATTACTAATTTTAGTTATACTTAAGAGTAATGTTTTAACACCACGAATTCGTTACATATATCGAAATACTAGAACAATTCTATTGTCATGTTCATATTCTAAACTGATAACCAGTACTATACAATAAGATGATATAAGTAACATAACTAAATTTTATGTACGTCTATACTCATGTCTCATAACAGATACAATCGAATTATAGTTATGTTTGTAAATTAAATATGAAtagaaatacaaaaatttaaagcggtggttaatttttttcgttccgaattttttatatttatgttgTGCAAAATCCAGTTattttaaatgacaattaaattaatcaaacatcaacataatttttatcaatgttttcaaattcgAAATTCGTATACCAAAATTAActaggatttttttaaaaataaaaaacgtaatgagatagtgattttaaTCATCTTAACCAATGTCCTAATTAGCTCCTgttatgtttttaaaaaaaaaaatcgtatAAGCGAAGTGATCAATAAATTCGTCTACTTTAACAAAAAGTTAATTTACCTTAACAAAAGTAACTGTTTTCTAAGAATTTCTTaagaaataattaatattatatatattttgctaCACTACATgtagttataaaaattttatttatatctgat
This sequence is a window from Arachis stenosperma cultivar V10309 chromosome 10, arast.V10309.gnm1.PFL2, whole genome shotgun sequence. Protein-coding genes within it:
- the LOC130958135 gene encoding uncharacterized protein LOC130958135, giving the protein MGFPFYAVKVGKEPGIYTSWVHCKAQVDGVSNAIFKGFRSREAALRWLHTRDEMAAETFAPRGSDHLFTPMTEFVPKRELSTHAGPVYFGESSKPGAGVQRGAWQAEDFLYVENMEMLLARLCSSLGVGHPLFYRRETTDPDNGPQVGFAVVLPANPLGLAITAEGELSTSEADAREDAAFRGIEGVLNATGKKILDYNYRVVMRVQRQLQDLRRQSACRDLDRIYQLERENAILKAQIALFNDMLI